The following coding sequences lie in one Takifugu flavidus isolate HTHZ2018 chromosome 4, ASM371156v2, whole genome shotgun sequence genomic window:
- the LOC130524596 gene encoding protein unc-119 homolog B-like, with product MSGAKARGDAPVAESVSGGGHSTAAPQRDRKAAGGVLKRLKSRRSQVDSRPATEEDLRTQGGPITPEDVLGLRVATRGYLCKPEDNIYNIDFIRFKIRDLETSTVLFEIAKPPHTDDEEENREVDASAGRFVRYQFTPAFLKLRTVGATVEFTVGNRPLNNFRMIERHYFRDHLLKSFDFDFGFCIPNSRNTCEHIYEFPQLSESLVRQMVECPYETRSDSFYFVDNRLVMHNKADYAYNGGQ from the exons ATGAGCGGAGCCAAAGCCCGCGGCGACGCGCCTGTTGCTGAGAGCGTCTCCGGCGGCGGGCACAGCACCGCGGCTCCCCAGCGCGACCGCAAGGCTGCTGGCGGCGTCCTGAAGAGGCTAAAGTCGCGCAGGAGCCAGGTGGACAGTAGGCCCGCCACCGAGGAAGACCTGCGGACCCAGGGCGGACCCATCACCCCGGAGGATGTGCTCGGACTGAGGGTGGCGACGCGAG GGTACCTCTGCAAACCCGAGGACAACATCTACAACATCGACTTCATACGTTTTAAGATCAGAGATCTGGAGACCAGCACTGTCCTGTTTGAGATCGCCAAACCGCCGCACACAG ACGATGAAGAAGAGAACAGGGAGGTGGACGCCAGCGCTGGCAGGTTTGTGCGCTACCAGTTCACGCCAGCCTTCCTCAAGCTGAGGACGGTGGGAGCCAC GGTGGAATTCACAGTTGGAAACCGACCCCTGAACAATTTCCGGATGATCGAGCGGCACTACTTCCGCGATCACCTGCTGAAGAGCTTCGACTTTGACTTTGGCTTCTGTATCCCGAACAGTCGAAACACCTGTGAGCACATTTATGAGTTCCCCCAGCTGTCTGAGAGCCTGG TCCGTCAGATGGTGGAGTGCCCTTACGAGACTCGCTCGGACAGCTTCTATTTTGTGGACAACAGACTGGTCATGCACAACAAGGCGGACTATGCGTATAATGGAGGACAGTGA
- the LOC130524595 gene encoding beta-crystallin B3-like: MTEQQGTPDQLPAEKDQGGAGATYKLAIFEFENFRGKKVQLSGECKDVLEKAQRVGSVIVESGPWVGFEHPGYVGEQYVLEKGEYPRWSTWTNCQRNYNLSSFRPLKVDSSEHKLHLFENEGYEGRKMEIVDDDVPSLWAYGFQDRVASAKVINGTWVGYMYPGYRGRQYVFEHGEFKHWNNWGATAPLIQSVRRVRDMQWHKRGCYIAPIPTPTPPNPDPVPNPIPNPNPNPGPNPTPNPKSQIQPKS, from the exons ATGACGGAACAGCAGGGAACTCCGGACCAGCTGCCAGCAGAGAAGGACCAAGGAGGTGCTGGAGCTACATATAAg TTGGCCATTTTTGAGTTTGAGAACTTTCGTGGAAAGAAGGTACAGCTGTCTGGTGAATGTAAAGATGTGTTGGAGAAGGCTCAGAGAGTCGGCTCAGTCATTGTAGAGTCTGGACC ATGGGTGGGGTTTGAGCATCCAGGCTACGTTGGGGAGCAATATGTGCTGGAGAAGGGGGAATATCCTCGATGGAGCACCTGGACTAACTGCCAAAGAAATTACAATCTGAGCTCCTTCAGACCTTTGAAAGTG GATAGTTCAGAACACAAGCTGCACCTGTTTGAGAATGAAGGCTATGAGGGAAGAAAGATGGAGATTGTTGATGACGATGTCCCCAGTCTGTGGGCTTATGGGTTCCAGGACCGCGTGGCTAGTGCTAAGGTTATCAATGGAAC GTGGGTGGGATACATGTATCCAGGCTATAGAGGACGCCAGTATGTTTTTGAGCATGGAGAATTCAAGCACTGGAACAACTGGGGAGCCACTGCACCTCTGATCCAGTCCGTCCGACGTGTACGGGACATGCAGTGGCACAAGAGAGGGTGCTATATTGCCCCTATCCCTACCCCTACACCTCCCAATCCTGATCCTGTTCCAAATCCCatacctaaccccaaccccaaccctggtCCTAATCCTACTCCTAACCCCAAATCCCAAATTCAACCCAAATCTTAA
- the LOC130524594 gene encoding uncharacterized protein KIAA1671-like has translation MQYLGGKLSAAQLQVAGWVGNVRRSLQGALDLVWGSAEDKQEEEQDEGVDGGGRFQRAVSPLRNFARRSRRSLRRLSTRSRTTVHRKAGETRSAEDNSCTNVKEKGAEVLIDGVPDEQNEAPDQPSETDSPDPESDHHLETSSEDLDTTDFRSETDVAPFPESSTPLLDSSAQKSKADLSKRMSRTRPSRSLRAGLSQGESPDWRISDSSVLSSKQRESDSEDEQPKQKIFSPHPTSQRVPIFPGLSPAALIAQIKRKTGGKVEETLDDNGREEKEAGAAPSPSQLSSSPRTAAHLTGAARVLPPLPGTDEGATACPPWLKELKSKKRLSQYDGEP, from the exons ATGCAGTACTTGGGAGGAAAACTATCTGCCGCCCAGCTGCAGGTGGCAGGCTGGGTGGGCAACGTGCGGCGCTCCTTACAAGGGGCTCTGGATCTGGTGTGGGGCTCCGCTGAAGAcaagcaggaagaggagcaagaCGAAGGAGTAGATGGAGGAGGCAGGTTTCAGAGGGCCGTGTCGCCACTTCGTAACTTTGCCAGACGTAGCAGGAGATCCCTACGTCGCCTGTCCACGAGGAGTCGGACAACCGTGCACAGGAAAGCAGGGGAAACACGCTCC GCCGAAGACAACAGTTGTACAAATGTTAAAGAGAAAGGCGCTGAAGTCTTGATCGACGGCGTCCCAGATGAGCAGAATGAGGCTCCTGACCAGCCTTCTGAGACTGACAG TCCTGATCCAGAATCGGACCATCATCTTGAAACATCCTCAGAAGACTTGGACACAACTGATTTTCGCAGCGAGACAGATGTCGCTCCGTTCCCCGAG AGTTCCACTCCTCTCCTTGACAGCAGCGCACAGAAATCCAAAGCAGATCTGAGTAAAAGGATGAGTCGAACACGTCCATCACGCTCTCTCCGAGCAGGACTGTCCCAGGGGGAAAGCCCAGATTGGAGAATCAGTGACTCCTCAG TTTTATCTTCTAAGCAAAGGGAGTCAGACTCTGAGGATGAGCAACCTAAACAGAAGATCTTTTCTCCACATCCCACCTCTCAGAGAGTCCCGATATTCCCTGGATTGAGCCCTGCAGCCTTAATT GCTCAGATCAAAAGAAAAACGGGTGGCAAAGTTGAAGAAACACTGGACGATAATGgaagggaagaaaaggaagcTGGTGCTGCACCTTCTCCTTCGCAgttgtcctcctctcctcgcaCTGCTGCTCATCTCACAGGAGCCGCCCGAGTGCTGCCACCATTACCAGGAACAGACGAAGG aGCCACTGCCTGTCCCCCTTGGCTGAAAGAGCTCAAGTCTAAGAAACGGCTGAGTCAGTATGACGGCGAGCCTTAA
- the LOC130524589 gene encoding trichohyalin-like, with protein sequence MEGSVQPSQTAGVSNPKPAPGPKPRLAPKPFSLQTNTTIRSIHAPKSIVDASKTATPQGVKSEDATVPKPAVPAPPLKPTTSVRAPTKEQGEPTKATEAGQAGRDASDGKSDPVPQATPAVEKPKTAPLESDNAIENNRKTSADAATKLEREDESKKDGTSSTESQVLDELGNPAHRWGSTRKRLSMEITSRFEQGGGPPPAPSNIGKQATSAKHNIIRAECTNPEQNQTTSELPEREGEESGPKEDYVGGGSIKRRISLLFDSRPEVTVKREEPEMINGTGGVKARIKNWVMDTVPEKKPQFVPRPRSKSTETSTPAEKTPETPPTEPPTSSSQVADLPSTSLPVHQPTEGEVSGKHKETEATEDGQSLIFSQAADHTDETDSANNALKRDNSKRRSVHFGVVEKDDGGPPVILGPESDSSEEEEEEEGQEKEDAEADVPVSVPVYRRVGLFQKDGSAEAEEAEKLHHLEFEKKRRAEETEEARRTIEEHKRKEEEEGKEREKERQLEMERVRNEKRQRLEREQERVRLEEEEREKERLREEEIERKRMRLEEEEREKERLRQEQLEKQRIVLERMRLEEEEKERLRLEEMEKKRMELERMRLEQEEKERLRLEEMEKKRMALERMRLEEEEKERLRQEEMEKKRMALERMRLEEEEKERLRLEEMEKKRMELERMRLEQEEKERLRQEEMEKKRMELERMRLEEEEKERLRQEEMEKKRMELERMRLEQEEKERLRQEEMESRRKELERRLEEEEREKEKLRKEMERQRMELERRLEEEEREKEKLRKEMERQRMELERRLEEEENEKERMRREMERQMELDTIRMEEEERLKGNEMERHREEWERARWEEEHREKENIKEEEIERERRIHQLWHRQKEEIEMMETEDIPQEERESKRQRLRKEEEERVIHESDEHKFESKLREEEINIEKQREEEWENHWVSKVERLKEENEEKNGPSLMWQSRKRRNEINTPGGKRSRGWREDKKKRRTF encoded by the exons ATGGAAGGCTCAGTTCAGCCTTCCCAGACCGCGGGTGTGTCGAACCCCAAACCAGCTCCGGGCCCCAAACCTCGGCTGGCACCTAAACCCTTTAGTCTGCAGACAAACACCACCATCCGCTCCATCCACGCACCGAAGTCCATCGTTGATGCCTCCAAGACGGCAACGCCGCAGGGCGTAAAATCTGAGGACGCAACTGTTCCTAAACCTGCGGTTCCTGCCCCTCCTCTGAAACCCACTACCTCTGTGAGAGCGCCCACCAAAGAACAGGGCGAGCCCACCAAAGCAACCGAGGCAGGTCAGGCCGGGCGAGATGCCAGTGACGGGAAGTCCGATCCAGTTCCACAAGCTACTCCTGCCGTCGAGAAACCCAAGACCGCACCTCTAGAGAGCGACAACGCCATCGAAAATAACCGAAAAACATCAGCGGACGCCGCAACCAAGTTGGAACGGGAGGATGAAAGCAAGAAAGATGGAACTTCTTCTACCGAAAGTCAAGTGCTCGACGAATTGGGCAATCCAGCGCATCGATGGGGCAGCACTAGGAAGCGCCTGTCCATGGAGATCACGTCAAGGTTCGAGCAGGGTGGCGGTCCTCCGCCTGCCCCGTCAAACATTGGCAAACAGGCGACCAGCGCCAAACACAACATCATCAGGGCCGAGTGCACGAACCCGGAGCAGAACCAGACAACGTCCGAGCTGCCGGAGAGAGAGGGCGAAGAGAGCGGACCGAAGGAGGATTACGTTGGAGGTGGCAGCATAAAACGGAGAATCAGCCTGCTGTTCGACTCGAGGCCGGAGGTCACGgtaaagagggaggagccagagaTGATCAATGGTACAGGAGGCGTAAAGGCAAGGATCAAGAACTGGGTCATGGATACGGTGCCAGAGAAGAAGCCACAGTTTGTTCCCCGGCCTCGTTCGAAGAG CACTGAGACGTCAACTCCAGCAGAGAAAACACCCGAAACTCCACCCACTGAACCCCCTACATCATCCAGTCAGGTGGCAGATCTTCCTTCAACATCTTTACCAGTTCACCAACCCACAGAGGGGGAAGTATCTGGGAAACATAAGGAGACAGAAGCAACAGAAGATGGCCAATCACTCATCTTCAGCCAGGCTGCAGATCATACCGACGAGACAGATTCAGCCAATAATGCTCTAAAGAGGGACAACAGCAAGCGGCGCTCCGTTCACTTTGGTGTGGTGGAGAAGGATGATGGCGGACCTCCGGTAATACTAGGTCCAGAGTCTGACTcctctgaagaagaggaagaggaagaggggcaggAGAAGGAagatgctgaggctgatgtcCCCGTTTCAGTGCCCGTCTACAGACGAGTGGGACTTTTTCAGAAGGATGGCAGcgctgaagctgaagaagcggAGAAACTGCATCATTTGGAGTTTGAAAAGAAACgcagagcagaggagaccgAAGAGGCAAGACGCACAATAGAGGAGCataaaagaaaggaagaggaagaaggaaaggagagagaaaaggaaagacagctggaaatggagagagtgagaaatgagaaaagacaaagactggagagggagcaggagagagtgagactagaagaagaggaaagggaaaaagagagattaagagaagaagagatagagagaaagagaatgaggctggaggaagaggaacgaGAAAAGGAACGATTGAGACAGGAACAGTTGGAAAAACAGAGGATTGTGTTAGAGAGGATGAggttggaggaagaggagaaagagaggctgAGACtagaagagatggagaaaaagaggatgGAGTTGGAGAGAATGAGGTTGGagcaagaagaaaaggagaggctgagactagaagagatggagaaaaagaggatgGCGTTGGAGAGAATGAGgttggaggaagaagaaaaggagaggctgagacaagaagagatggagaaaaagaggatgGCGTTGGAGAGAATGAGgttggaagaagaagaaaaggagaggctgagactagaagagatggagaaaaagaggatgGAGTTGGAGAGAATGAGGTTGGagcaagaagaaaaggagagattgagacaagaagagatggagaaaaagaggatgGAGTTGGAGAGAATGAGgttggaggaagaagaaaaggagaggctgagacaagaagagatggagaaaaagaggatgGAGTTGGAGAGAATGAGGTTGGagcaagaagaaaaggagagattgagacaagaagagatggagagtcggaggaaggagctggagcggaggttggaggaagaggagagagagaaggaaaagctgagaaaggagatggagagacagaggatgGAGTTGGAGAGGAGgttggaggaagaagagagagagaaggaaaagctgagaaaagagatggagagacagaggatgGAGTTGGAGAGGAGgttggaggaagaagaaaatgaaaaggagagaatgagacgagagatggagagacagatggagtTAGACACAAtcaggatggaggaagaggagagactgaaggGAAATGAGATGGAGAGACATAGGGAGGAGTGGGAAAGAGCCAGATGGGAAGAAGAACATAGAGAAAAGGAGAACATCAAAGAAGAAGAGATTGAGAGGGAAAGACGGATACATCAGTTGTGGCatagacaaaaagaagaaatagaGATGATGGAAACGGAAGACATCCCGCAGGAGGAAAGAGAATCTAAGAGACAGAGGCtgagaaaggaagaagaggagagagtcATTCATGAGAGCGACGAGCACAAATTTGAGTCAAAActaagagaagaagaaataaatatagagaaacaaagagaagaggaaTGGGAAAACCATTGGGTGTCCAAGGTAGAGAGGTTGAAGGAAGAGAACGAGGAAAAGAACGGCCCAAGTTTGATGTggcagagcaggaagaggaggaacgagATAAATACACCAGGTggaaagaggagcagggggtggagagaggacaaaaagaaaaggaggacatTTTAA